The DNA region TGTTTGAAAGTTGGGGTTCGGCGGGCAGTACCCTAAGAGCTACTTTCTTGAACTTGTTCATCGCACGGAATTGTTTGAGCCTGTTGAGCACAGCATTATCAAGAGGTGTATCGGGCGCTTCTCCATCCTCCTTGATCCACGGATGATCTGTAGAATCAGAGAAATTAGCATTACATCATTCAGTGGAAGATCAAAgttcttaattttctttggGTAATTAATACTCACTCAGAACTTGGAAGGCAGTGAGTCTCTGCTTCGGGTCCGTATTCAACATCTTCCGAACAAGATCCTTGGCTGCGGGTGAAATTGCAGGCCATGGGTCGCTCGAAAAATCAACTTGGCCTCGTAAAATCGCGTTAAAAATCCCTTGTTCGTTTTCTGCCAATCCAAAATCTTTGTTTATCCTCATCTCATTTTTTGAGACACGTCAAACCGGAAAGTGCTCTGAGATCACTCTAAACAAATTTACCTGCCCAGAAGGGAGGAACGCCGGAAAGAAGAATATATAGCATGACTCCGATGCTCCAGATATCAGCTTCGGGTCCGTATCGCCTCTTCAAGACTTCAGGGGCAATGTAGTATGCACTCCCGACGATATCACTAAATACATCCCCTGCCAGGAAAGACGACTCGTCATTTATTCGTTTTTGAATTATCAGTTTTATTATAGCATATACTCAGGCAGGCATGCACCTGGCTTGAAGAACACGGAGAGGCCAAAGTCGGTGGCCTTGAGCGGCGAATTCTCGTCCTTGTTCAACAAGAGGAAGTTCTCAGGCTTGAGGTCGCGGTGGATGACACCCATGGAATGGCACGTGTGCACGATCTGGACGATCGTCCGTAGCAGGGACGCAGCCGCCCGCTCCGTGTAATGGCCCTTGGCGATAATGCGGTCGAAGAGCTCCCCGCCGGCACAGAGCTCCATGACGAGGTGCACCGAGTGCTTGTCTTCGTAGGCCCCCTTAAGCTCGACGATGTTGGGCTGGCCTGTGAGATGGTGCATGATCTGGACCTCCCGCTTCACGTCCTCGATGTCCTCCTTGTTGACGAGCTTCCTCTTGGCGATGGTCTTGCAGGCGAACTGCTCGCCTGTGGCCTTATGTGTGCAAAGATGGGTCACCCCGAACTGGCCCCTCCCAAGCTCCTTCCCGATCGAGTACGTGGCTTTGATGTCCTCCATGGGCCGTCCAAGGACCGGCCCAATGGGGGACTGCTTGGCGGGCTTGGAGCTAGCAGGAGGGTGCTCCGGGGTCGCCTTGTTCGACGACTTATCGGCATTCCCCTTCGCTGATGGGGGTTTCTCAGTGTCAGGGGCATCCCCATTGCTGCCGGAGCAACAATTGCCCATGATTATTGGATTTACACCAACTATATATGGACtaattgttgggtttttgaGCTTCCAAAGAGGGTtgaagggagggagggagggagggaaaaCCAATGGAGAAAGAAAGGGAATTAGAAGGATTTAGATTTGGTGAGGGGGATTGCAATTTTTAGGATTTCGAGGAAATTTAGGTGCGTGTCTGAAATGTGTTGAAGGGGTCAAAGATTTTAGGCTTTTCTGTCCCTTTTCTTGGGCTTATTAAACTCCTTGGAGGGAAGTTGCTTTACATAGGTTTAGAGGATTTCCCGGCAAAGTTCTCAACGGTTTTTTTGGATTGTAGGGACACAATAACGAACTAACGGCTAAGGAAAAACACTCTCTTCGGTATCTG from Punica granatum isolate Tunisia-2019 chromosome 3, ASM765513v2, whole genome shotgun sequence includes:
- the LOC116199009 gene encoding calcium-dependent protein kinase 34-like, with the protein product MGNCCSGSNGDAPDTEKPPSAKGNADKSSNKATPEHPPASSKPAKQSPIGPVLGRPMEDIKATYSIGKELGRGQFGVTHLCTHKATGEQFACKTIAKRKLVNKEDIEDVKREVQIMHHLTGQPNIVELKGAYEDKHSVHLVMELCAGGELFDRIIAKGHYTERAAASLLRTIVQIVHTCHSMGVIHRDLKPENFLLLNKDENSPLKATDFGLSVFFKPGDVFSDIVGSAYYIAPEVLKRRYGPEADIWSIGVMLYILLSGVPPFWAENEQGIFNAILRGQVDFSSDPWPAISPAAKDLVRKMLNTDPKQRLTAFQVLNHPWIKEDGEAPDTPLDNAVLNRLKQFRAMNKFKKVALRVIAGCLSEEEIRGLKEMFKGMDIDNSGTITLEELKQGLSKQGTKLSEYEVKQLMEAADADGNGAIDYDEFITATMHMNRMDREEHLYTAFQYFDKDSSGYITTEELEQALREYGMQDGRDINEIISEVDADNDGRINYEEFVAMMRKGNPEANPKKRRDNVFV